The genomic window AAGGGGTGCTCCATGTCCCGAAACATCTGCATACAGCTCGGCCTGATATCTATTTCCCGCGTGGTGCAGCCCACCGAGGCCGTAAGCCTCCTCGCCTGATCGAGTGTGCGCGCGCTGGTGGCGAATCCCGGCATTATGAAGGCAAGTATATTTTCCCTGGGCAGGGCCATGACATCCATGGCGCGGGCACAGACGATGAGCGCCTGGGTCGAGTCGAGTCCTCCCGATACCCCGATCACCACCTTCTTGATGCCCGTTGCCCGGAGTCTTTTTACCAACCCCTGCACCTGGATCTCATAGACTTCGCTGCACCTTTCGTCCTGTCTCGAAGGATCGCTCGGCACAAAGGGGAAGCGCTCGTATTTCCTCTCCAGGGGGAGTCCCTCCCCGTCCGGGAGGTTAAGGTCCACCCGGATTTTACGGAACCGGCTGAGCTCCTCTTTATGGTATTCGCCATTCTGGCTGAAGCTGTTCTGGTACATACGGTCCTGGCTCAGGCGATCGAGGTCGACGTCACCCGTTATTATCTGAGGACCATAGGTGAAGCGTTGCGATTCCGCTACCAGGGAGCCGTTCTCACTGATTATCCCGTGACCGTCCCACGCGAGATCGGTGGTCGATTCACCGAAACCGGCGGCGGAATAGGCATAGGCAGCGATGCAACGCCCCGACTGGTTGGAGACGAGCTGTCTCCGGTAATCGCCCTTGGTCACCGTCACGTTGGATGCCGAGAGATTGAGGAGGACCGTCGCTCCGGCAAGTGCCGCATATGAGGAGGGCGGGACCGGTACCCAGAGGTCTTCGCATATCTCCACATGGAACGACAGAAGGGGCTGCTTTTCAAACCTGAATATGAGGCTTGACCCGAAAGGAATATCCGGCTGCCCCGGAAGCTCGATTGTATCACCCGGGGCCCTGGTGGCCGGAGCAAAATGGCGCAGCTCGTAATATTCCCGATAATTGGGCAGGTACGTCTTCGGCACCACTCCGAGTATACGCCCTTCGCACAGAATGACCGCACAATTAAAGAGCATGTCCCGGACTTTAAGGGGCAGGCCCACTGCCGCCACCACCGGCAGGTCCCGGGAGGCATCGATTATTTTTGCGAGTCCTTTGATGCAGCCGTCGAGGAGCGCCTGCTGGTGGAAAAGGTCCTCACAGGTATAGGAGGAAAGACCCAATTCAGGGAAAAGGGCAAGCACGGCTTTTCTTTCTGCCGCGAGTCGCATTAAGGCAACCGTCTGTTCGGCATTGAAGGCAGGGTCCCCCACCTTTACTTCAGGTATGGCTATGGCGAGGCGCGCGAAGTTATGGCGGTAAAGATTGAAGAATGGCTTTCCCGATGTCACTTAAATACTGCCCCTGTGGAAGCGCTTGTCACCATCTCCGCATAACGGGCCATATAGCCGCTCTTTATCTTCGGTTCGGGCCGCTTCCATGCCTTTTTCCTCTTATCCATCTCCTTCTTGCCGACCTTGAGCTCTATGCTCTTTTTTACCAGATCGATCTCTATTCCGTCCCCGTCCTTTATAAGGGCAATGGGGCCGCCCTCCGCAGCCTCGGGGGAAACGTGGCCTATGCAGAGCCCCCTTGTTCCTCCGGAAAACCTGCCGTCCGTGATCAAGGCACATTCGGCATCGAGACCCCGACCCGCGAGAACCGCGGTCGGTGTAAGCATCTCCCTCATGCCCGGTCCACCCTTCGGGCCCTCATAGCGAATGATCAGTGCGTCACCCGGACGGATCTTCCCCTCCATGATCGCCGCCCCGGCCTCTTCCTCGCTTTCGAAAACCCTTGCAATACCCGTAAAATGCCAGGCCTCTTCCGGTACGCCGATCCGCTTCACGATCGCGCCGTCAGGGGCAAGACTTCCATAAAGCACGGCGAGGCCGCCTTTTTCGTGATAAGGCCGCCCGAGGGGACGGATCACTTCATTCTCTTCCACGGCGGCTTCTTTGAGGAGATCGCCCAGCTTCCTGCCTGCCACGGTCATGCACTTCTTGTTGATGAGGTTCTTCTTTGAAAGCTCCTTCATGATGGCATAGACGCCACCTGCTTCAAATAGATCTTCCAGATGATGGGGACCCGCAGGGCTCATATTGCAGATGTGGGGAACCCGTTCCGATATCTCGTCAAATATGGCTAGCGGCAGCTTCAGGCCGGCCTCATGGGCTATCGCCGGCAGATGGAGCGCCGTATTGGAGGAACCACCGAAGGCCATATCGACCGTGACGGCGTTGGTAAAGGCATTGAGGGTGACGATATCTTTCGGCTTCAGGTCTTCCTTTATAAGGCCCACGATACGCTTTCCCGTCATCTTCGCGAGTCTCACCCTTGCCGCATGGACCGCGGGAATGGTCCCGTTGCCGGGCAGGGCGAGGCCGAGGGCCTCGGAAAGGCAATTCATCGAGTTGGCGGTAAACATACCGGAGCACGAGCCGGGACCCGGGCAGGCGCATTGCTCGAGCTGAGTCAGAGCCTCTTCGGTCATGAGTCCTCCCGCTACTTTACCGACCCCTTCAAAGACAGTGATAAGATCGACGGGTTTTCCCTTGAACTTACCGGCCAACATCGGACCTCCGCTCACCATGATGGCGGGTATATTAAGTCTCATGGCGGCCATCATCATGCCGGGAATGATCTTGTCGCAATTCGGGATCAGGACCAGGCCGTCAAAAGGGTAGGCCTTGGCCATTACCTCTACGGAATCACAAATGAGCTCCCGCGAGCCGAGGGAGTATTTCATGCCTTCATGGTTCATGGCGATGCCGTCGCAGATTCCTATGGTGGAAAATTCCATCGGTGTTCCACCGGCCAGCCGTATACCGTCCTTTACCGCCTGGCAGATACGGTCCAGGTGTATGTGACCGGGTATAAGTTCGTTGGCCGAATTGGCAATCCCTATTATCGGTCTCTCCAACTCTTCCGGTAAGCAGCCCATGGCACTGAAAAGGGACCTGTGAGGCGCTTTTTCAATCCCTTTTTTCATTTTATCCGATCTCATTCGTCTCTCCTCCTACGGTATAGGTGAACCGTTTTCCGCCTTCCTTCCGAAATTCCGAAATAGGCGTCAATATAGAAGATTATTATAAAAGCCTTTTAGAATTCAACTAAATAGTAGGCGTGGTTGATTTCTCTTTCGTTTTATTCTAATGTTATACCCATACTCAACCGGCATTTGAAAGGCCATCCGGGGGAAAGATCATTAGAGGGCGGTAAGAAGCTCATGAGGGAATCGATACGACAATTTATTGAATTGGCAGCGCGGAACCTGCCCATGGAAGAGCCCATTTTCGAATTCGGCGCCCTTCAGCTACCAGGTCTTGAAGGAGTGGCCGATTTACGGACTTTTTTTCCGGGAAAAATATACGTGGGATGCGACATGAGGGAAGGCACCGGAGTCGACAGGGTGCGCAACCTCCACCATATTGAAGAACCGGGGGAGTCTGCGGGAACGGTCATAGCCCTCGATACCCTGGAGCATGTGGAATTTCCTCACAAGGCATTGCGTGAAATCCACCGTATACTCAAGCCTGACGGGATCGTGGTGATAAGCTCGGTCCTCGATTTCCGGATTCACGCCACACCCTATGATTACTGGAGGTTCACCCCGGACGGTTTCCGGAGTCTTCTCGCGCCTTTTGCCTCCTCTTTTATCGGCTTTGCCGGTATAGAGAGGTTCCCTCATACGATCGTGGGCATAGGTTTCAAGGGAAAGGGCCATGGACTGGACGGCTTCTTGAATGAATTCGAGCCGTGGAAGACACGCTGGAGAAAACCGAAAGGTGATTCCTGGAAAGATGTGGCAAACCTCTTCATCCCTCCTCTCTTCGTAGGACTGGACAGAAGGATTGCCCGGCTCGTGGGAAAGGCAAAATCCCGCACATCGTGATCCCGGTCCATCATGCCATTTTAAACTGTAATTTCAAAAGCGTAATTTGCCTGTCCCGCTGAAGTTCCCTCTGAAGAAATCGAATGGCCTGCTAAGATGTGTTAAAGATATTAATGGAGAGACGTAAGGGCTCCCGCAGCAGGCGGCGCTATCCGCCCTCGAACTCCCGGGGGTAACTTACGGTCGCGCCCGAAGTGGCAAGGGCCCCTTCTTTCAATTCGATTGCCATGAACCTATCCCGCGGGGCCCCGAAGGGGGCCTTGATGTTCCATGCCCTTGCCGGTTTAAAACCGAATCTTCTATAATAGGAAGGATCACCATACACGATGACCGATTCGTGGCCAAGCTCCCTGGCGGTTTCCAGCCCCTCCCTCACAAGCTCGCTGCCCACCCCTTTCTTTTGATAATCCGGAAGCACGGCCAAAGGGGCCAATTCGAGGCTGGAGCAATGAACATTGTTTCCTTCGATCAATATGGGATAAAACAGAATGTGACCCACTACCTTGCCCGGCTCAGCCTCAGCCACAAGAGAAAGGTTCCGGGTGAAGCGTTTTGACTGCCGCAGGAGCCATACGAAACGACCCTCGTTCGTCTCCTTGAAGGCCGAGTCATGCACCATAGTGATGCCACAGCAGTCGGTATCGTTCTCCGGCCTTACCTTCACACCCAGCCTGCTCAGAAACCGTCCTTTACTCAAAAAATGCCTTCTTCGCGCGCTTTTCATCCCGAAGGGACATCCCTTCACCCAACGTCGCGGCATATCGGCGTGTACGCCCGGGGCCTCTCGATTAACTGTCCCAAGAGCCGGAACTGCTCGCTCTTCAAGTAATCTTTGTTCAATTGATGTTAACACCCGCACCGGGAGGTGTCAAACAATTTTTCGCCTTGACCGTGGTTTTTCGAACTCCTTGTGACGTCAGCGGGGCCGGTGACCGACTGTTCGGGTTATTAGACGCAAAGGCCAATGGAGGGGGCTTCTCAGTATTCTGCACGCTGACGAAAGCCTCTTCAAGTGCTCACCCGAAGTTTTGATCTCTCCGTATACCGCCTGACTATAGATGGTTACTATAATGCCGATATCAATGCTGAGGGAGGGGAAGCGAGTTCCCAGGCGGTTCGCGAATTCCGACGGGGTCTCTTCCGGACGGGAAGGGCATCCGGAGCGACGGGCCCATTTCATCAGTATCCTATAGCCGTCGCCTGCCGAGCGGATGCCTCTCGTGTGCTGCCTTATCGTCGCGCCCGTACCGACTAATTTCCTCCATAACCAAAAGAACCAGGGAGGGACATGAAATACCTGGTGCCGTGGGCGCCGCTCTTTGCGTGTTGCGGACAGGAGCCATCTCGCCGCCAGGGCCAATGCTACGGCCATCATCGCCGATGACAGGAGGAGAAGGACACCCCACAGACCGTAGCCCAGTATTTTATCGACAAGCTCCATCCACCAACTATCGCCCGCCCCATAGGACACGCTCCATGCTTTTCCCCGTGAAACGGAAGACGCCGGCTCGGGCCTGATGCTTCCTCTGGAAAAGAGAAAGAAGAGAGTACTTTCGATAAAAGGAACCGAGAAACCGGCAGCGTTCTTCAACATTCCATGAGTCGCGCGGGCAGCTGAATTGAGCGCCGGAATTGCCGGACCTGTGGCGACCACTACAAGAATAAGAAGAATCAGGATGAAACCCATGATAACCGCGGTCCCTCTGAAGGATGCAGAGCGGTTCCCGTCGTCCGGCCGTAAAATTACAATAGCAAAAATACCGGCGAGGAGAAAAGGAAAGATCAGGACCTCCGGTATGACCGCGTCTATTATCAACCCCCCTTTCACGCGCAGAGCCAGCTTGAAGAGAAAAAGGCAGAAAAAGGCAGCAAGGCCGATATCGAAGCGGGAGCAGTATTTATAATATGTCGCGGGTCTGCGGCTCATGGCGACCCCGCCTATCCAGAAGAAAAGTGTCCAGAGAACCACCAACCCAAGACCCGCCCACTGGACAAACCCGTGGAAATGGGAAATCGGGGCCTTAAGCCATTCAACATCGCTGAATGATTGGAGGGGGAAATAAACCGCATTTACGGCCGCCGTCGCGATGCAGGCAAACCCGGCCAGATGAAGGCCGAGGACCGCAATAATCCTCCATCCCCTGCCCGTAGCCGCACGGCTCGTCAATAGACCCGCAATAAAGGCCCCGAGGGCCACATGTAGAGGATAATGACCATCGACAATTCTACTAAGAGAGAGGGCGGCCCAGGAATAGAGCCAGCACATCTCCATAATGACCGCAGCCGGATAGAGAAGAAAGGACTTCCGGTTCACGGGGCCCTCGCCTCTCTTCGAAATGGGCCGCCCTCAAAAAGAGTCTCCCCTGAGGTCGAGGAAAAATCCACCTCCTGACGGGACACATCTCCCTGCGTGATAAACCGAACCGGTATGTTTCGTCTACGGAATGATTCCAACGCCCTTTGCACGAGGAGGTTTTTTTGAAAGGCAAAATAAAGACATGTGAGCCCCCACGGCAGAGGTAACCCACGGTTCAAAAAGTCTCCCCCATCGCCTTCGGGTTGATTGGATAATCTCGCAAGGATTTCGAGAATGGCAGCCAACCGGCCTCCGTTCCTCGCGACCCGCAGAAAAGAGGGGCTCTCCCCGTTTCTCTTCCCGTTCGTGAGGAATCCCACTGCCGCGCCCCTTCGGTCAAGCTGCACCACAATAGATGCGGCGACCTCGAGGAGCCGTTCGAACGAGTCCCGTTCATTCTCATATCCCGCAACATCTATAACGATCAGCGCCTTTTCGTGTTGGGAGGACTCGAAGACTTTCTCCTGAAGACGGTGGTGTCGCGCGCTCGCCTTCCAATGGATGTAACGCGAG from Syntrophorhabdaceae bacterium includes these protein-coding regions:
- a CDS encoding NAD(+) synthase; translation: MTSGKPFFNLYRHNFARLAIAIPEVKVGDPAFNAEQTVALMRLAAERKAVLALFPELGLSSYTCEDLFHQQALLDGCIKGLAKIIDASRDLPVVAAVGLPLKVRDMLFNCAVILCEGRILGVVPKTYLPNYREYYELRHFAPATRAPGDTIELPGQPDIPFGSSLIFRFEKQPLLSFHVEICEDLWVPVPPSSYAALAGATVLLNLSASNVTVTKGDYRRQLVSNQSGRCIAAYAYSAAGFGESTTDLAWDGHGIISENGSLVAESQRFTYGPQIITGDVDLDRLSQDRMYQNSFSQNGEYHKEELSRFRKIRVDLNLPDGEGLPLERKYERFPFVPSDPSRQDERCSEVYEIQVQGLVKRLRATGIKKVVIGVSGGLDSTQALIVCARAMDVMALPRENILAFIMPGFATSARTLDQARRLTASVGCTTREIDIRPSCMQMFRDMEHPFAEGEPLYDIAFENVQAGERTSHLFRIANLQGGLVVGTSDLSELALGWSTYGVGDHMAHYHVNASVPKTLVQYLIRWLAKTREAGADVSSVLYDVLATSISPELIPGMTDEEPGQHSEHVIGPYELQDFSLYYILRFGYLPTKVAFLAWTAWRDRRSGSWPDIPEKQRNQYSIGEIKSWLKVFLERFFTYSQYKRSCIANAPKVGSGGSLSPRGDYRAPSDGEATVWLALLDEIPDEDPGREFFG
- the ilvD gene encoding dihydroxy-acid dehydratase; amino-acid sequence: MRSDKMKKGIEKAPHRSLFSAMGCLPEELERPIIGIANSANELIPGHIHLDRICQAVKDGIRLAGGTPMEFSTIGICDGIAMNHEGMKYSLGSRELICDSVEVMAKAYPFDGLVLIPNCDKIIPGMMMAAMRLNIPAIMVSGGPMLAGKFKGKPVDLITVFEGVGKVAGGLMTEEALTQLEQCACPGPGSCSGMFTANSMNCLSEALGLALPGNGTIPAVHAARVRLAKMTGKRIVGLIKEDLKPKDIVTLNAFTNAVTVDMAFGGSSNTALHLPAIAHEAGLKLPLAIFDEISERVPHICNMSPAGPHHLEDLFEAGGVYAIMKELSKKNLINKKCMTVAGRKLGDLLKEAAVEENEVIRPLGRPYHEKGGLAVLYGSLAPDGAIVKRIGVPEEAWHFTGIARVFESEEEAGAAIMEGKIRPGDALIIRYEGPKGGPGMREMLTPTAVLAGRGLDAECALITDGRFSGGTRGLCIGHVSPEAAEGGPIALIKDGDGIEIDLVKKSIELKVGKKEMDKRKKAWKRPEPKIKSGYMARYAEMVTSASTGAVFK
- a CDS encoding methyltransferase domain-containing protein, encoding MRESIRQFIELAARNLPMEEPIFEFGALQLPGLEGVADLRTFFPGKIYVGCDMREGTGVDRVRNLHHIEEPGESAGTVIALDTLEHVEFPHKALREIHRILKPDGIVVISSVLDFRIHATPYDYWRFTPDGFRSLLAPFASSFIGFAGIERFPHTIVGIGFKGKGHGLDGFLNEFEPWKTRWRKPKGDSWKDVANLFIPPLFVGLDRRIARLVGKAKSRTS
- a CDS encoding N-acetyltransferase encodes the protein MSKGRFLSRLGVKVRPENDTDCCGITMVHDSAFKETNEGRFVWLLRQSKRFTRNLSLVAEAEPGKVVGHILFYPILIEGNNVHCSSLELAPLAVLPDYQKKGVGSELVREGLETARELGHESVIVYGDPSYYRRFGFKPARAWNIKAPFGAPRDRFMAIELKEGALATSGATVSYPREFEGG
- a CDS encoding DUF4129 domain-containing protein, which translates into the protein MNRKSFLLYPAAVIMEMCWLYSWAALSLSRIVDGHYPLHVALGAFIAGLLTSRAATGRGWRIIAVLGLHLAGFACIATAAVNAVYFPLQSFSDVEWLKAPISHFHGFVQWAGLGLVVLWTLFFWIGGVAMSRRPATYYKYCSRFDIGLAAFFCLFLFKLALRVKGGLIIDAVIPEVLIFPFLLAGIFAIVILRPDDGNRSASFRGTAVIMGFILILLILVVVATGPAIPALNSAARATHGMLKNAAGFSVPFIESTLFFLFSRGSIRPEPASSVSRGKAWSVSYGAGDSWWMELVDKILGYGLWGVLLLLSSAMMAVALALAARWLLSATRKERRPRHQVFHVPPWFFWLWRKLVGTGATIRQHTRGIRSAGDGYRILMKWARRSGCPSRPEETPSEFANRLGTRFPSLSIDIGIIVTIYSQAVYGEIKTSGEHLKRLSSACRILRSPLHWPLRLITRTVGHRPR